The following coding sequences lie in one Apium graveolens cultivar Ventura chromosome 3, ASM990537v1, whole genome shotgun sequence genomic window:
- the LOC141710751 gene encoding uncharacterized protein LOC141710751: protein MALSTVLRRSASRIVGGGNRFYGNLILPGASVPAFREFSSSPSLSSKDNESLVNDAKQPALDESLVTNLIAQVQSLQRDIELLSNSYRKPLSAVKEEVSLVKDEGIHESESVHKGIDVDSSLKGIAIECSNDEGQDSESDKTDDDTNDDSKDSESDSNSSDDSSDDSSDDKLSSDSDNNSSDDSLSETDDKNKSSDNDSLSDDSSSDDDSESDDALAEPEDDKSLPKSKENEELLKGIEAEILLAKEFMELSAPDAVIPVDFPFKFESKYAGDFIVLSREYEGEHVIVRVENPTIFSSRECNDYKEKKSSPFCMDLTVAVSCLNSNLTKVELKCGARPEGITVYSANDHLEDGSGDGVHMSDLSEKLKEEFGKYLEARGVTVSTTEFIYLYMLDKANKERLRILENIQKMVA, encoded by the exons ATGGCTCTATCAACCGTCCTTCGTAGGTCAGCTTCTCGTATTGTCGGCGGCGGAAATCGATTTTACGGGAATCTGATTCTTCCTGGTGCTTCGGTGCCTGCGTTTCGTGAATTCAGTTCATCTCCGTCTCTGAGTTCCAAGGATAATGAGTCACTTGTCAATGATGCTAAGCAGCCGGCTTTGGATGAATCACTTGTGACAAATCTCATAGCACAAGTCCAATCACTTCAAAGAGACATTGAATTGCTTAGTAATTCATACAGAAAACCTCTTTCTGCTGTCAAAGAGGAGGTGTCACTTGTTAAAGATGAAGGCATCCATGAGTCGGAGTCGGTGCATAAAGGCATAGACGTTGACTCTTCCCTGAAAGGCATAGCTATTGAGTGTAGCAACGATGAAGGTCAGGATTCTGAAAGCGATAAGACCGATGATGATACCAACGATGATAGTAAGGATTCTGAAAGCGATAGCAACAGCAGTGATGATAGCAGCGATGACAGCAGTGATGACAAGTTGTCTTCAGACAGCGACAACAACAGCAGTGATGATTCACTTTCTGAAACGGATGACAAGAACAAATCCAGCGACAATGATTCACTTTCTGATGACAGCAGCAGTGATGATGATTCTGAAAGCGACGACGCTTTGGCTGAACCTGAGGATGATAAGTCGCTTCCAAAAAGCAAGGAAAATGAAGAACTTCTCAAGGGAATCGAAGCAGAGATATTGCTTGCTAAAGAATTTATGGAACTCTCTGCCCCG GATGCGGTTATTCCGGTTGATTTTCCTTTTAAGTTTGAAAGCAAATATGCGGGCGATTTTATAGTTTTGAGCCGAGAGTATGAAGGCGAACATGTGATTGTCCGAGTCGAGAATCCTACTATATTTTCGAGCAGGGAATGCAATGACTACAAGGAAAAGAAGTCCAGCCCATTTTGTATGGATCTAACTGTTGCTGTAAGTTGTTTGAATTCCAATCTAACGAAAGTTGAGTTGAAATGTGGTGCACGTCCAGAGGGAATCACTGTTTACAGCGCGAACGACCACCTTGAGGACGGAAGTGGTGATGGAGTCCATATGAG CGATCTCAGCGAGAAGTTGAAAGAGGAATTCGGCAAGTACTTGGAGGCAAGAGGAGTTACTGTGAGCACCACAGAATTCATATATCTATACATGCTGGACAAAGCCAACAAAGAAAGGTTGAGGATCTTAGAAAACATTCAGAAGATGGTGGCTTAG